One Cupriavidus taiwanensis LMG 19424 DNA segment encodes these proteins:
- a CDS encoding L-rhamnonate dehydratase has product MKITNVRARVFEWKGKTVPPQAHFCTNATDILFERGDAMGSFRFHGWMVVEIETDTGLVGIGNCALAPRVAKQIVDQYLAPVVVGQDPFDNEYLWQKMYRRTHAWGRKGIGMAAISAVDIALWDLMGKAVGKPVFKLLGGRTKEKIWCYASKLYNNDDRDAFLAEAQRYLDQGFTAMKMRFGYGPKDGPAGMQKNLEQVRLLRELVGDGVDIMLECYMGWTLEYARRMLPRLAEFNPRWLEEPVIADDIEGYIELKKASPFPISGGEHEFTSYGFKDLLERRAVDVIQYDTNRVGGITAAQKINAMAEAWSVPVIPHAGQMHNYHLTMASTASPMAEYFPVHDVEVGNELFYYIFKGDPAPDNGTLQLDDNLPGLGLELNEAYFDQFDIIG; this is encoded by the coding sequence ATGAAGATCACCAACGTCCGCGCCCGCGTCTTTGAATGGAAGGGCAAGACCGTTCCGCCGCAGGCGCATTTCTGCACCAACGCCACCGACATCCTGTTCGAGCGCGGCGACGCCATGGGCTCGTTCCGCTTCCACGGCTGGATGGTGGTCGAGATCGAGACCGATACCGGGCTGGTCGGCATCGGCAACTGCGCGCTGGCGCCGCGCGTGGCCAAGCAGATCGTCGACCAGTACCTGGCGCCGGTGGTGGTGGGCCAGGATCCGTTCGACAACGAATACCTGTGGCAGAAGATGTATCGGCGCACCCATGCCTGGGGCCGCAAAGGCATTGGCATGGCGGCGATCTCGGCGGTGGATATCGCGCTGTGGGACCTGATGGGCAAGGCCGTCGGCAAGCCGGTGTTCAAGCTGCTGGGCGGTCGCACCAAGGAAAAGATCTGGTGCTATGCCTCCAAGCTCTACAACAACGACGACCGCGATGCCTTCCTGGCCGAGGCGCAGCGCTACCTCGACCAGGGCTTTACCGCGATGAAGATGCGCTTCGGCTATGGCCCCAAGGACGGTCCCGCCGGCATGCAGAAGAACCTCGAGCAGGTGCGCCTGCTGCGCGAGCTGGTCGGCGACGGCGTCGACATCATGCTGGAGTGCTACATGGGCTGGACGCTCGAATACGCGCGCCGCATGCTGCCGCGCCTGGCCGAGTTCAACCCGCGCTGGCTGGAAGAGCCGGTGATCGCCGACGATATCGAAGGTTATATCGAGCTGAAGAAGGCCAGCCCGTTCCCGATCTCCGGCGGCGAGCACGAATTCACATCGTACGGCTTCAAGGACCTGCTCGAGCGCCGCGCGGTCGACGTGATCCAGTACGACACCAACCGCGTCGGCGGCATCACCGCGGCGCAGAAGATCAACGCCATGGCCGAGGCCTGGTCGGTGCCGGTGATCCCGCACGCCGGCCAGATGCACAACTACCACCTGACCATGGCGTCGACCGCGTCGCCGATGGCCGAGTATTTCCCCGTGCACGACGTCGAGGTCGGCAACGAGCTGTTCTACTACATCTTCAAGGGCGACCCGGCGCCGGACAACGGCACCCTGCAGCTTGACGACAACCTGCCGGGGCTGGGGCTGGAACTGAACGAGGCGTATTTCGACCAGTTCGACATCATCGGCTGA